The genome window GGTACCGGCAGCGGTACAGGCTCGGGCACAGGCTCCGGGACGGGCTCCGGAAACGGTGGAACACCATCCCCGTCAGACTCAGTTTGTTTTAAAACGGATGTGCTGCCTTTATACCAAACCTATTGTGCCAGCACCGGCTGCCATGACGGCACCCGGCGCGGCGAGGACGCAAATTTCGCTTTAACAAATTATACCAATATTATGCAGGGCATTGTAGCCAATAACCCGGGCCAAAGCAGGTATTACACCATAATAACCGAAGGGCAGATGCCGCCCAAAAGCTCACCCAAACTATCATCGGCCCAGCTGTCAACCATCGCCACATGGATAACCCAGGGGGCCTTAAATAAAACCTGCGCGGTGCCCATTTGCGATACCACCAAAATAACCTACACCAACGGCGTTTCGCAAATATTTGCCACTTACTGCAATGGCTGCCATGGCGTAGCGCCGGGATCGGGAAATGTAGTGCTTAG of Mucilaginibacter xinganensis contains these proteins:
- a CDS encoding c-type cytochrome; protein product: MKRQIVVAILLIAVFYSCTHDHLTPGTGSNTGTGSGTGSGTGSGTGSGNGGTPSPSDSVCFKTDVLPLYQTYCASTGCHDGTRRGEDANFALTNYTNIMQGIVANNPGQSRYYTIITEGQMPPKSSPKLSSAQLSTIATWITQGALNKTCAVPICDTTKITYTNGVSQIFATYCNGCHGVAPGSGNVVLSDYAAAKAAGTGLKTAFLNAINYTSATPAMNMPQSGKLSNCQINQITKWINNGCPQ